The sequence gcttgtagggcggTGCGCAGGCCGGCTCGGGGTAGTCGTTGTgggcgcactacagctgctgttgttttcttcggcgtttaggcttgtagggcgctgcgcatgtctgcTCGCTTTTGTATTTATACAGACCTCGGCGATCTGAAAAGTTCGTTGCCGGCCGGCGGTTTGCAAACCCACGGCAGTTTAAGGAGGGCCATTGACACTGGTCGCTGGGTACGAGTGCTCAGACTTGTATTCGGCGCTTGGGCGACAGGGGCGCCCGCCGCAACGATTGCCTGCCAGAGGGCAATCGTACAGGTGGGAGGTCGTTGTAGCTTTGGGCGTGGGGTTGGCTTTTTGAAAGCCATTCGGGGGACTGAGTGCAGCGTATGCTGTATAAATCCCACTCGTTCTGGACTGAGGGCCTTTGAATTGTGCTCCGACAAGGGCAACGCAACTGCTGGCTGCTCCAAGGCGGCGAGGGTTGCACCATTTTCGCCCATGGTCGGCGGCAACGGGTGTAGGCTGCTTGTTAGATGCGGCACCGTTTCCCGCTGCTTGGCTGGCCATGGGCTTGGGGAGCTGCGGTTTTGGGGCTGTTTACAGCGCCATGCCGGGGCGACCATTACTCGGTTTCATACTTGTACACGCTGTTTGACGGGCAGCAATTGGCAAGCTCACCCCTTGTGGACTTGCTGCCCTGGCTTCGGCAACCGCTGGGGCGCCTGTAGAGGGCGGGTGCCGTTGGCACTGCGCTCTTGCTCGCGCCTTTGGCACAAATTGGAGGCGGCCCATTTACTAGGCAACTTCTGGGGGTCAGAGGGCATCGTATCAACTGCTTTACTGCAGTTGGAACGGCCCATGGGGTCGTGGAGAGTAGAAGCTGGGCCCAACGTTGTGTCTAGACTCTAGCGGGGGTACCTGGGCCTAATAGACGGCGGCCGGCTACTTGGGATCCTAATctgcagacttgtcaacaattaATTGGATTAGCATTATTAATTCccatctaggttaaaggctgcctaataaagtaagtctttttcaacctatacaggaatcaatcatgttgATTAATGAATTATTAACAAGTCTACTAATTTGAAATAGTAGCCGGTTTGCAGTCTCTTTTGGCGCAGGTGAGGGCGTGGGCAGAGGGAGGGCAGTGGGTTGCGGGCAGCAGGATACGAGAGGAGACACCATCTGTGACTTTATTTATGCTCGATTCCGGAAGAAAAGGATGAAACCCAAAAGTAGTCTAATTTCTAATCATCCGCCTCATATTCGTTTGCGTTGACTATTTCTTTTGGTGCATCCTTCCGTATCGGTATCTTGATACCCTGCTGTGCAAAGCACTTACTGAGCGGTGTGCTCTCAATTACACCTGGGAACTTCTTGGCAGAGTAGACTGTAAACTGCTCTGAGAAGCTGTGTGCAAGGCAAGGACCTTTACCGTGTGTGGGGCCCTGACTCTCGGGCACCACCGTGTTTGTGCCGCTGCCAATGTCGAAGAGGCTGAGCTTGAGTCGAAAGGTGCCCTCTGTCCGGACGCTCAGATCCTGCAGCACGAACCAGAAGCCGGCTTTGCCGTCGAGGTCGTTGAGACGACAAGCGTTGACGGCATTCATGCCGATAAGATTGCGCGTGTGGTTTGAACTCATGGGTGCGGGGGGCATTATGGGTGCCTGGGGTGGTTGGCCGTAAGTTTGGGCGTACGCCGGATAGCTAGCCGGCGGTCCAGGCTGCGGGTACGGGTACCCCATTACGGGGCCATGCGAATATGACGGCATGTGCGTCGTCATTCTGTACGGTGGATCGTACTGCGGAATGGCTGTTGTTACGTACTGCCGGtctggcggcggcggatacgaggtcgttgtgctactgctgatgctgactgtGGGAGCTGCGCTGGAATGCCGCACTAGGTTGACAGCGGCGGTACCTTCCTGGTTCCAGAGGTCCACCATGAGGACAAAGTAGGTGCTGTCGATGTCGTTGAAGTCCAGCTCTCGCCCCGTAATCCGGTCATAGACGATGAGGCGGATAcatggcggcggcgttatAGGCCTGCGGTCTTTATCGCCGAATCCACACATGCGCGCTCGAATAGGTTGCTGTTCGACCTTCAACTCATATCTCCTTGCACTCCCAATCAGGCGATCCTGCGGAACTACTTCTGGGCGACCGGTATTATTTCTGCTGTGCGGATTCCAGGCCATTTTGGAGTGTACAAGGGTACGATTGTGTAGCTGTGATGATGGGTAAATATTGTTGGTAGATGGGCGAGGGAATAAAGAGCAAAACCCTGGGTTTTATACAGACCGGTAGCTGCAGGTGCGGCCGCATCATGTGATGCCCACCCAATGTTTGGTCCAGCTGGCGCCTATCCCAACCAGCCATGTAGTCTGCAAAAGCAGTCTATACGGAGAGAGAGCCATCACgttcccattccatttgTCCCGCAGCGGGGATGGCGGGAACTAACGCAGAAAACCCGTTGCTTTGGTCCGTGGCGCAATCCCAGCCTTGTCGTTAGTCGCCTGCATGCGCAGCGTACTTTTTacgccaacaacgtcgcctgcTGTACCGCCTCTCAAGTGGGCTCAGAAGAATTGCATAAGCATCACAATCCTTTTGCGCCTAAACACGGCGTGTTTGGGCGCATAATGGTGGCGGTGGGTGCGAAAACgagctatctcgttgaatctggcatttggtttgtatggggctgcgcatgtctacgcgattTTGCATACAAAAATGCCGACCTCcgacgtcgtttccggccggggatctgcaaacccaTAACCGCCGAGCGACATGCGTTCCTACATACTACAAGGAGCACACCTAAAGTAGTCATACTCTAGGTGGGCAACTGGGTTGGTAGAAAGCCTGGTGGCTACTCTTGCCTGTAAAAGGGTAAAGACtctgctgcttggttattTTTACGGGCAGCCGCTCGTCTGGTGCTGTTCGCAGCGCAGATTGGCGGCTGCTGCAACTTTTTGGTTTCATACTCGCTCGCCTTGTTTCCCAGGTAGCGGTTGGCAAAGTTAACTCTAGTCAGCGCGTTGCCCAGGACTCGGCTACTGTTGGGTGCTTGTAGGCTGACGGTGCCGCAGGCAT is a genomic window of Pyrenophora tritici-repentis strain M4 chromosome Unknown M4_contig_00042, whole genome shotgun sequence containing:
- a CDS encoding Velvet multi-domain protein: MAWNPHSRNNTGRPEVVPQDRLIGSARRYELKVEQQPIRARMCGFGDKDRRPITPPPCIRLIVYDRITGRELDFNDIDSTYFVLMVDLWNQEGTAAVNLVRHSSAAPTVSISSSTTTSYPPPPDRQYVTTAIPQYDPPYRMTTHMPSYSHGPVMGYPYPQPGPPASYPAYAQTYGQPPQAPIMPPAPMSSNHTRNLIGMNAVNACRLNDLDGKAGFWFVLQDLSVRTEGTFRLKLSLFDIGSGTNTVVPESQGPTHGKGPCLAHSFSEQFTVYSAKKFPGVIESTPLSKCFAQQGIKIPIRKDAPKEIVNANEYEADD